In the Candidatus Saccharimonas aalborgensis genome, one interval contains:
- a CDS encoding ferredoxin reductase family protein: protein MHNSTRKQVTISFRLGSLIGWAMIAVLTLIPVFLWWRIQTGNLWGTPGQTMENIGLISGIVGTVLYSLSLVLMTRMRILEWLFDGLNHVYITHHIVGSFSLIFTLLHPLGLALMRSESSVRDAALFLLPGGLTPWSALFDTSHVLHGVVLDKWAIFMGILALWLMVGLLLVTIFIKLPYRIWLISHKFLGLVFLMIALHIFFIQSDTSDDTLLKWYLLGAVVVGCIAFIYRTLMGQILIRKYHFVVDRVSDLGSGVVRFYLTPNGRAFNYMSGQFVFIRFLHTAGVGREWHPFSISSSSQVDSDLQLSIKSLGDYTSRLLQVQPGTIAEVEGAYGKFNYANYDNRDQVWIAGGIGITPFISMIKDLPSVGYRVYLFYSVKTRSEIIDWELLASEVALRRDVLCVVPFIGDEQGSLLDLDYIERVSGTIVGRDVYLCGPPSMMRALKVQLQDRGVPRTSIHSEEFSM from the coding sequence ATGCACAATAGTACCCGCAAGCAAGTAACGATCAGCTTTAGGCTTGGTTCCCTGATAGGCTGGGCCATGATTGCTGTCCTGACTCTGATCCCCGTCTTCTTGTGGTGGCGTATTCAAACAGGAAATTTGTGGGGAACGCCAGGACAGACAATGGAAAACATAGGCCTGATCTCGGGCATCGTGGGAACCGTTCTCTACTCACTTAGCCTTGTCTTGATGACCCGTATGAGAATACTCGAGTGGCTTTTTGATGGTCTGAATCATGTGTATATTACGCATCATATCGTAGGTAGCTTTTCTCTAATTTTTACGCTGCTACACCCGCTGGGGCTAGCACTCATGCGCTCAGAAAGTAGCGTGAGAGACGCTGCACTATTTCTCTTGCCTGGCGGTCTTACTCCATGGTCGGCACTTTTCGATACCTCACATGTATTACACGGGGTTGTTCTCGACAAATGGGCGATTTTCATGGGTATATTGGCGCTCTGGTTGATGGTTGGCTTATTGCTTGTTACGATTTTCATAAAGCTTCCCTACAGAATCTGGCTCATCTCACATAAGTTCCTCGGTCTTGTTTTTTTGATGATCGCACTGCATATTTTCTTTATCCAGAGTGACACCTCTGATGATACGTTATTAAAATGGTATCTGCTCGGCGCGGTTGTTGTCGGTTGTATTGCATTTATTTACCGAACCCTTATGGGTCAGATCTTGATCAGGAAATATCATTTTGTGGTCGACAGAGTATCAGACCTTGGGTCGGGTGTTGTTAGATTCTATCTTACCCCAAATGGTCGTGCATTTAACTATATGTCAGGTCAGTTTGTTTTTATCAGATTCCTGCATACCGCAGGTGTTGGCCGGGAGTGGCACCCTTTTTCAATATCATCATCCTCACAGGTAGACTCGGATTTGCAATTGTCAATTAAGTCCTTAGGCGATTACACAAGTAGGCTCTTGCAGGTACAGCCCGGCACAATCGCAGAAGTTGAGGGTGCGTACGGAAAATTCAACTATGCCAACTATGACAACAGGGATCAGGTGTGGATCGCCGGAGGTATAGGAATCACTCCGTTCATTTCGATGATCAAAGATTTGCCTTCGGTCGGGTACAGGGTATATTTGTTCTATTCAGTTAAGACCAGGAGCGAAATAATTGACTGGGAGCTCCTTGCGAGTGAGGTGGCCCTCAGAAGAGATGTCCTTTGTGTTGTGCCCTTTATCGGGGATGAACAAGGGTCATTACTTGACCTTGATTATATAGAGAGAGTTTCAGGAACCATTGTGGGACGAGACGTGTACTTATGCGGTCCTCCTAGCATGATGCGAGCGCTGAAAGTGCAACTTCAAGACAGGGGCGTTCCCCGTACTAGTATACATAGCGAAGAATTTTCAATGTAA
- a CDS encoding Ig-like domain-containing protein, translated as MVDSQKQNSRLNTAISNAGRRYNTEVNLQIHNILGSLYALNRDSRYITDLLKLAYKLKHQVAYRIADHKDKNAEIVKLKRDIDNLVASLIAIKNKNKNQNIRWKSILTKLDDTASAMYELYRFLKDLQDEERKGDPYAKTTVETGNTWSAYQALNDIKEFLSDKRTRLFNTPRMILRGDAGIGKTHLLCDYAKSRIDTGKPTLIFLAHELSASTSTDPIECMASLLQCRTKKAFLDDLQKLTTKSMDRVCIIIDAVNEADQMDWSALKQLFSISNLSVVVSVRNGYESVIKNTNQYTTIEHYGFADMEWEAIDTFFKHHKMKLPEIPIVDPEFRNPLFLSIFCESYAGKKDKTPRGHGATHVFEIYVETQSKKILEEIGLDKLPKDYLWKNVIKKMGILMGNSGNPHVTKTELLSIIRNDTKLISHDDKLIPLMEHHGLVMKYPKYNKNYKRNGYYYGFTYNRFSDHLIVRSILTENKIDTREKAERFFKDGKFLDNNLFNVGLLEALSIQLPERCNKTELVWAVPKKYRDSSSVKTAFLGGVKWRDVDSIDKKTGGLKFIDETQVIKYMNDFFTHSRYDFNNVMDCILDVCAIPSHPLNALRLHKILSKHTLPHRDAWLQEFLLHRSYEDGNAINRLQSWSLSSLVSHASVESTELASNGASRTESGYIIDTTSPVVTITAPAAITLANQSSYPLAGSCTNGDGDVSVVINGITHTTACSGGSWLLTLDMSSLPDASPALTVTASQTDAAGNTGNAGPQTALKDTVAPTASITPLLSNSGSPALSGAVSDPSATVTVTVNGTTYTATNNGDGTWSLPAGTIAPALADGPYDIVITATDGVGNTGTDSTADELTIDKTAPTGSLAPVAPGITNSPALSGTVSDPSAIVTVTVDGTTYTATNNGDGTWSLPAGTIAPALNPGTYDVVVSFTDTAGNTSTDPTTNELVIQRSDADLPTVNPLSASGGQPIITGTYDAENSQSLSVTVNGVAYVLGVATQLTVSGNTWRLDLSSLSPALPAGAYDVKVAVTTRGGAVLGDSTAAELVLSAPANPLASTGLSIIVPTVFGLALIVTSMVLIYRAKQHNKF; from the coding sequence ATGGTAGACTCACAGAAACAGAATAGCCGACTGAACACCGCTATCAGTAATGCCGGTCGACGCTACAACACTGAAGTTAACCTACAGATCCATAATATCTTAGGCAGTCTCTATGCCTTAAATCGTGATTCTCGGTATATTACCGACCTACTGAAGTTAGCTTATAAATTAAAGCATCAAGTCGCATACCGTATCGCCGACCACAAAGATAAGAATGCAGAAATAGTCAAGCTTAAAAGAGACATAGATAATCTAGTGGCAAGTCTAATAGCTATTAAGAACAAAAATAAAAATCAAAACATACGTTGGAAAAGCATTCTAACAAAACTCGATGATACGGCCAGTGCTATGTATGAGCTATATAGATTCCTTAAAGATCTTCAAGATGAAGAGCGAAAAGGAGATCCATATGCAAAAACTACGGTAGAAACCGGAAATACTTGGTCAGCGTATCAAGCGTTAAATGACATTAAAGAGTTCTTAAGCGACAAAAGAACGAGGTTATTCAATACACCACGCATGATTCTACGTGGCGATGCCGGTATTGGAAAAACACATTTATTATGCGACTATGCCAAGTCACGCATAGATACAGGCAAACCCACATTAATATTCCTGGCACACGAACTATCCGCATCTACTAGTACCGATCCAATAGAGTGTATGGCTTCGTTGCTGCAGTGCAGGACTAAGAAAGCTTTTCTGGATGACTTACAAAAATTGACAACAAAATCTATGGATAGAGTCTGCATAATAATTGATGCTGTCAATGAGGCAGATCAAATGGACTGGTCGGCACTTAAACAACTATTTTCTATAAGTAATCTCTCTGTCGTCGTCAGTGTACGCAATGGATATGAGAGTGTTATCAAGAATACCAATCAATACACAACAATTGAGCACTACGGATTTGCTGATATGGAGTGGGAGGCTATAGATACCTTCTTCAAGCATCACAAGATGAAACTTCCAGAGATACCAATTGTAGATCCAGAGTTCAGAAATCCTCTATTCTTATCTATATTCTGTGAATCCTATGCTGGTAAAAAAGATAAAACGCCGAGGGGTCATGGGGCTACCCATGTTTTTGAGATATATGTGGAAACTCAATCGAAAAAGATTTTGGAAGAGATTGGGCTAGATAAATTACCTAAAGACTATCTGTGGAAGAATGTCATCAAGAAGATGGGCATCCTTATGGGCAACAGCGGCAACCCTCATGTCACAAAAACGGAACTATTAAGCATTATTCGTAATGATACAAAACTGATATCACACGACGATAAGCTTATTCCGCTGATGGAGCACCATGGACTAGTTATGAAGTATCCAAAATATAATAAAAATTATAAGCGAAACGGCTATTACTATGGATTCACCTACAACCGGTTTAGTGACCACCTAATAGTACGTTCTATACTCACAGAGAATAAAATTGATACAAGAGAAAAGGCCGAGAGATTCTTCAAAGACGGTAAATTTCTAGACAATAACCTTTTTAATGTTGGCCTGCTTGAAGCATTGTCTATCCAGCTACCCGAAAGGTGCAATAAAACAGAGTTGGTATGGGCGGTACCAAAGAAATACCGTGACAGCAGCAGTGTAAAAACAGCCTTTCTGGGTGGAGTTAAATGGCGTGATGTAGATTCAATTGACAAGAAGACTGGGGGTCTAAAATTCATAGACGAAACGCAGGTCATAAAATACATGAACGATTTTTTCACACACTCACGATATGACTTTAATAATGTTATGGATTGCATATTGGACGTATGCGCTATACCATCACACCCACTCAACGCCCTACGATTACATAAAATACTAAGCAAGCATACCCTCCCTCATAGAGACGCGTGGTTACAAGAGTTTTTGCTGCATAGATCATACGAAGATGGAAACGCAATAAACAGATTACAGTCTTGGAGTCTTAGTAGTCTAGTAAGTCATGCTAGTGTCGAATCTACTGAGCTAGCCAGCAACGGCGCAAGTCGGACAGAGTCTGGCTACATCATCGATACCACCTCACCCGTGGTGACAATTACCGCACCTGCTGCCATCACGCTCGCAAACCAGTCCTCCTACCCGCTTGCTGGTTCCTGCACAAATGGTGATGGGGATGTGTCGGTCGTGATAAATGGCATCACTCACACCACTGCCTGTAGCGGCGGTAGCTGGTTGCTGACGCTTGACATGTCCTCGCTTCCAGATGCTTCTCCGGCTCTCACGGTGACAGCCAGCCAAACAGATGCAGCGGGCAATACGGGCAACGCCGGACCTCAAACAGCCCTCAAAGATACTGTTGCGCCAACTGCCAGCATAACTCCACTCCTCAGCAACTCGGGCTCACCAGCCCTCTCTGGCGCTGTCTCAGACCCATCAGCGACGGTTACCGTAACTGTCAATGGTACGACATACACCGCTACCAACAACGGCGACGGCACCTGGAGTCTGCCAGCTGGTACGATAGCACCAGCACTTGCCGACGGGCCCTATGACATCGTCATAACGGCAACTGACGGCGTGGGCAATACGGGTACCGACAGCACAGCCGACGAGCTAACGATAGACAAAACTGCTCCAACCGGTTCGCTTGCTCCGGTGGCTCCGGGTATTACCAACAGCCCAGCCCTCTCTGGCACCGTTTCAGATCCTTCGGCGATTGTCACCGTGACTGTCGATGGCACGACATACACCGCTACCAACAACGGCGACGGCACCTGGAGTCTGCCAGCTGGCACGATAGCACCGGCACTGAACCCTGGCACGTACGATGTGGTTGTTTCATTCACAGACACCGCCGGTAACACGTCAACCGACCCGACAACCAATGAGCTGGTTATCCAGCGTAGCGATGCCGACCTCCCAACGGTGAATCCACTCAGCGCCTCAGGCGGCCAGCCGATTATTACCGGAACCTATGACGCCGAAAACAGCCAAAGCCTGTCAGTCACCGTCAATGGTGTTGCGTACGTGCTCGGGGTTGCAACACAGCTTACGGTCAGCGGCAATACCTGGAGGCTCGATCTTAGTTCGCTGAGCCCAGCACTTCCTGCTGGCGCTTATGACGTGAAGGTAGCAGTTACGACACGAGGAGGAGCGGTGCTTGGCGATAGTACAGCAGCAGAGCTAGTACTGAGTGCGCCAGCAAACCCCCTAGCCAGTACTGGATTATCCATCATTGTGCCGACAGTCTTCGGACTGGCACTCATTGTCACGAGCATGGTGCTTATATATCGCGCGAAACAACACAATAAGTTCTAG
- a CDS encoding DUF4352 domain-containing protein, which yields MADNGSVQAQVRNVAMHETDQVFPIDSSQKILAMDITIKNKTKKRQHFIPVNHLYVRSEEGTYSALHISSYATTPIPAQEIDPEETLNGQITFVVPSTVATSLLYVDTGWDKSVPLVIDVLH from the coding sequence ATGGCAGATAACGGCTCAGTCCAGGCCCAGGTGCGTAACGTTGCAATGCATGAAACTGATCAAGTATTTCCAATCGATAGTTCACAAAAAATACTGGCCATGGACATAACTATCAAAAATAAAACAAAAAAACGTCAACACTTCATCCCGGTAAATCATCTATATGTACGCAGCGAGGAGGGTACCTACAGTGCGCTTCATATATCTAGTTATGCGACAACGCCCATCCCCGCTCAAGAAATTGACCCAGAAGAGACTCTGAACGGACAGATAACGTTTGTTGTGCCGTCTACGGTCGCGACATCCCTCCTTTACGTCGATACCGGCTGGGATAAGTCGGTGCCATTAGTTATTGATGTCCTCCATTAA